The following coding sequences lie in one Vibrio sp. BS-M-Sm-2 genomic window:
- a CDS encoding MliC family protein: MKALLIASLCTVALFGCSKSAAPDGAVSDDQFVTYQCESDASFKVAYLGNEKAVLRLPENEYRLTQISAGSGTKYILDDGTSELINSVTLRTKGDNARLELGRVVYKNCRK, from the coding sequence ATGAAAGCATTGTTGATAGCATCTCTATGTACGGTAGCGTTATTCGGGTGTTCTAAATCCGCAGCGCCTGATGGTGCAGTATCGGACGATCAATTCGTGACTTATCAATGTGAGTCTGACGCTTCATTTAAGGTCGCTTACCTTGGTAATGAAAAAGCGGTATTACGTTTGCCAGAGAATGAATATCGCCTAACTCAAATATCGGCAGGTTCAGGAACGAAGTACATCTTAGATGATGGAACCTCTGAACTGATCAATAGCGTCACTTTACGCACTAAAGGTGACAACGCGCGTCTAGAACTTGGTCGTGTCGTCTATAAAAATTGCCGAAAGTAA
- the treR gene encoding trehalose operon repressor TreR, with the protein MSKKLTILDIAKLSGVGKSTVSRVLTNDPKVKPETRERVERVIQESGYTPSKSAQSMRGGSQKVIGVIISRLDSPSENKAVSTMLAELYRADYDVVIMESQLDREKANEHLQVLKRRNVDGIIVFGFTDCDIPAIEAWEHKAVVIALDTENVTSINYDNQQVINSALAHLSDQGISEVGFIGVDPSDKSTGELRLKAYLDWCENTGSVANYRTGQLHHESAYQLVDEVLTPNTQAIVCASDTLALGVIKRLQERQREDVVVTGVGGNDLLSFLFPRVFSIDPGYQSAGKLAANLLISQLLGNSEISHHTQSPIL; encoded by the coding sequence ATGAGCAAAAAACTCACTATTCTCGATATTGCTAAGCTGTCCGGTGTTGGTAAGTCAACCGTATCTCGCGTTCTGACCAATGATCCAAAAGTGAAACCTGAAACCCGAGAAAGGGTGGAAAGAGTAATTCAAGAATCTGGGTACACGCCTTCAAAGTCTGCGCAGTCGATGCGTGGTGGCAGTCAAAAAGTCATCGGTGTCATCATTTCTCGTCTGGATTCCCCTTCTGAAAACAAAGCAGTTAGCACTATGTTGGCTGAGTTGTATCGAGCGGATTACGATGTCGTGATCATGGAAAGCCAGCTAGATAGAGAAAAAGCCAATGAGCACCTTCAGGTTCTCAAGCGCCGCAATGTAGACGGCATAATCGTGTTTGGTTTTACTGATTGCGATATTCCTGCGATTGAAGCTTGGGAACACAAAGCGGTGGTTATTGCTCTGGATACCGAGAACGTGACGTCGATTAACTATGATAACCAACAGGTGATCAATAGTGCGTTAGCGCATCTGTCGGATCAGGGGATCTCTGAGGTTGGCTTCATCGGGGTTGATCCTAGCGACAAATCAACCGGTGAACTGCGTCTTAAGGCTTATCTCGATTGGTGTGAAAACACAGGTTCGGTGGCAAACTATCGCACTGGTCAACTTCATCACGAAAGTGCTTATCAGCTGGTGGATGAGGTACTAACACCTAACACCCAAGCTATAGTCTGTGCTAGTGACACATTGGCTCTCGGTGTGATCAAGCGTCTGCAAGAGCGACAACGTGAAGATGTGGTGGTGACTGGTGTCGGTGGCAATGATCTTCTCTCTTTCTTATTCCCACGAGTATTTAGCATTGATCCTGGTTACCAATCTGCAGGTAAACTGGCTGCTAATCTATTGATCTCTCAGCT